One genomic segment of Patescibacteria group bacterium includes these proteins:
- the lgt gene encoding prolipoprotein diacylglyceryl transferase, protein MNFFHTFNPDPILVSFGPIHIYWYGFFIVLGSLAAIATALKISSYYGLKKETIVDLAFWLILGGIIGARIYHIFLELPYYWQYPLDIFKVWQGGLAIHGAIIAGLFVIWFFARKRNLNFWLLAAVIAPGLALAQAIGRWGNYFNRELFGKPTNLDWGIPIDIMGRPLEYISSDFFHPTFLYESIGNFLIFLILISFHVWVIKKGQFKIFFYFLFFIFYLITYSVLRFSLEFIRIDETPVIWNLRFPQIASLIIILLTFVLLVYKIKKDKKIG, encoded by the coding sequence ATGAATTTTTTTCATACCTTCAATCCTGATCCGATTTTAGTTTCTTTCGGCCCTATCCATATTTATTGGTATGGTTTTTTTATTGTTTTGGGGTCTTTGGCCGCTATAGCTACGGCCTTAAAGATTTCTTCCTATTACGGCCTAAAAAAAGAAACTATTGTTGATTTGGCTTTTTGGCTGATTCTCGGGGGGATAATCGGCGCCCGAATTTATCATATTTTTTTGGAGTTGCCTTATTACTGGCAATATCCTTTGGATATTTTTAAGGTCTGGCAGGGTGGGCTGGCAATCCACGGGGCGATTATTGCCGGTTTATTTGTAATCTGGTTTTTCGCCCGAAAGCGCAATTTAAATTTTTGGCTTTTGGCCGCCGTGATAGCGCCGGGGCTGGCTTTGGCGCAGGCCATTGGCCGGTGGGGTAATTATTTTAATAGGGAGCTTTTTGGCAAGCCGACTAATTTAGACTGGGGCATTCCGATTGATATTATGGGGCGGCCGCTTGAATATATTTCCTCGGATTTTTTTCACCCGACATTTTTGTATGAATCAATCGGCAATTTTTTAATTTTTCTAATTTTAATTTCTTTCCATGTTTGGGTTATAAAAAAAGGGCAGTTTAAAATTTTTTTTTATTTTTTATTTTTTATTTTTTATCTAATAACGTATTCTGTTTTGCGTTTCAGTTTAGAATTTATCAGGATAGACGAAACCCCGGTTATCTGGAATTTAAGATTTCCCCAGATTGCCAGCTTGATTATCATCTTATTGACTTTTGTTCTTTTAGTCTATAAGATTAAAAAAGATAAAAAGATTGGATAG
- the ppsA gene encoding phosphoenolpyruvate synthase, protein MPKSNKFIKFFNQLTIKDVPSVGGKNASLGEMYRKLSGRGVNVPNGFATTASAYNYFLEKTGEKKEIKKILKGLNTHNVMDLMRRGAAVRKLITNTPLPEDFEKEIIGAYKKLSAEYGVKNLSVAVRSSATAEDLPDASFAGQQDTYLNISGEKELLLAVRKCIASLFTNRAISYRVDKKFVHFKIALSVGVQKMIRADLAASGVIFTIDTESGFPNAVLINSIYGLGENIVQGKVNPDEFYFFKPTGAIISRSIGCKKLKMVYNNDPKQPTKNVRLKPKEQVKQSITDEQIKKLGQWAMIIEKHYGRPMDIEWALDGQDKKLYIIQARPETVQSLRNYNILEEYKLEKRGKIITRGQSVGNKIGMGVANRIMEVGGIKNFKPGQVLVTDMTDPDWEPIMKIASAIVTDKGGRTCHAAIVSRELGIPCIVGTNNVSYRVKTGKKVTISCAEGEEGYVYEGILPFKVKKTNVKKLKRPKTKIMMNIGEPDMAFSTSFIPNDGVGLARLEFIINNYIKIHPLALINYDKIKDKNVKKKIDNLTVGYENKKQFFVDKLAEGVAMIAAAFYPKDVIIRLSDFKTNEYANLVGGAKYEPIESNPMIGWRGASRYYSPKFLPAFALECQAMKKVRDEMGLSNLKLMVPFCRTLEEAKKVRKILADHGLKQGKNGFELYCMVEIPSNVILAEQFAEIFDGFSIGSNDLTQLALGVDRDSSLVSHVYDEKNEAVKTLIRYAIDTARRTKKKIGICGQAPSDYPDFATFLVECGIDSISLIPDTVIKTTMEINKKEKKMRGKRKK, encoded by the coding sequence ATGCCCAAATCTAATAAATTCATAAAATTTTTCAACCAATTAACAATAAAAGATGTGCCGTCGGTCGGGGGTAAAAACGCCTCTCTGGGAGAAATGTACCGAAAACTTTCGGGAAGGGGCGTTAATGTTCCCAACGGCTTTGCCACGACCGCTTCCGCTTATAATTATTTTTTGGAAAAAACCGGAGAAAAAAAAGAAATAAAAAAAATTCTTAAAGGCCTTAATACCCATAATGTAATGGACCTGATGCGCCGCGGAGCCGCTGTACGCAAATTAATAACCAATACGCCTCTCCCGGAAGATTTTGAGAAAGAAATCATTGGCGCTTACAAAAAACTTTCGGCTGAATACGGGGTTAAAAACCTATCCGTAGCCGTCCGCTCTTCGGCCACAGCCGAAGATTTGCCGGACGCTTCTTTCGCCGGACAGCAGGACACTTATTTAAATATCAGCGGAGAAAAAGAATTGCTTCTGGCCGTAAGAAAATGCATTGCTTCCTTGTTTACTAACCGGGCGATTTCCTATCGCGTTGACAAAAAATTTGTCCATTTCAAAATCGCCCTTTCCGTCGGCGTGCAAAAAATGATCCGAGCCGATTTGGCCGCTTCCGGCGTAATATTTACGATTGACACCGAATCCGGATTTCCCAACGCTGTCCTGATTAACTCCATTTACGGGCTGGGAGAAAATATTGTTCAGGGCAAAGTTAACCCGGACGAATTTTATTTCTTCAAGCCTACCGGCGCCATAATTTCCCGTTCTATCGGATGCAAAAAGTTAAAAATGGTTTACAACAATGACCCGAAACAACCGACTAAAAATGTAAGGCTTAAGCCAAAAGAGCAGGTTAAACAATCAATTACCGACGAACAGATAAAAAAATTGGGCCAGTGGGCCATGATTATTGAAAAGCATTATGGTCGGCCCATGGACATTGAATGGGCCTTGGACGGACAGGACAAAAAACTATACATAATTCAGGCCCGGCCGGAAACCGTGCAAAGCCTTAGAAATTACAACATATTGGAGGAATATAAATTAGAAAAAAGAGGGAAAATTATAACTCGCGGCCAAAGCGTCGGCAACAAAATCGGCATGGGAGTGGCTAACCGAATTATGGAAGTGGGCGGCATTAAAAACTTTAAACCCGGGCAAGTCTTGGTGACAGACATGACCGATCCAGACTGGGAACCGATTATGAAAATCGCTTCGGCGATTGTTACTGACAAGGGGGGCCGCACCTGCCACGCCGCCATTGTCTCCCGCGAGCTTGGCATTCCTTGTATTGTCGGCACCAATAATGTCTCTTATCGGGTTAAAACCGGAAAAAAGGTGACTATAAGCTGCGCCGAAGGAGAAGAGGGCTACGTTTATGAAGGCATCCTGCCTTTTAAGGTCAAAAAAACCAATGTTAAAAAATTAAAAAGGCCGAAAACCAAAATTATGATGAATATCGGCGAACCGGACATGGCTTTTTCCACCTCCTTTATTCCCAATGACGGCGTGGGGCTGGCCAGATTAGAATTCATAATAAACAATTACATCAAAATTCACCCCCTGGCTTTAATTAATTACGATAAGATAAAAGACAAAAATGTTAAAAAGAAAATAGATAATTTGACTGTGGGTTACGAAAACAAAAAGCAGTTCTTTGTTGATAAGTTAGCCGAAGGAGTGGCCATGATTGCCGCGGCTTTTTATCCCAAAGACGTGATTATCCGGCTTTCCGATTTTAAAACCAATGAGTATGCTAACCTGGTTGGCGGGGCCAAATATGAGCCGATTGAATCCAATCCGATGATCGGCTGGCGCGGCGCTTCCCGCTATTACTCGCCTAAATTTCTGCCGGCTTTTGCCCTGGAATGCCAAGCGATGAAAAAAGTAAGGGATGAAATGGGTTTATCTAACTTAAAGCTTATGGTGCCTTTCTGCCGCACTTTAGAAGAAGCCAAAAAAGTTAGAAAAATATTAGCTGACCATGGCTTAAAACAGGGTAAAAACGGCTTTGAATTATATTGCATGGTGGAAATTCCTTCTAATGTAATTCTGGCCGAACAATTTGCTGAAATTTTTGACGGCTTTTCCATCGGCAGCAATGACTTGACCCAGCTCGCCTTGGGCGTCGACCGCGACAGCTCTTTGGTAAGCCACGTTTATGATGAAAAAAACGAAGCCGTAAAAACTTTAATCAGATACGCCATAGATACGGCCCGCCGGACAAAAAAGAAAATCGGCATCTGCGGACAAGCTCCGAGCGATTACCCGGATTTTGCCACTTTCCTGGTTGAATGCGGCATAGATTCTATTTCTTTAATTCCGGATACGGTTATTAAAACCACGATGGAGATTAATAAAAAAGAGAAAAAGATGAGAGGGAAGAGAAAAAAATAA
- a CDS encoding TraR/DksA C4-type zinc finger protein has product MLSQEFIQKIKTRLEEEKKAVEEKILKLKKPEVDEDNPDLDDIGHDATEDILEGSLLSVHEEILGKIDGALERMKSGTYGICLKCGKQIEEEALEIKPWAEHCRVCGK; this is encoded by the coding sequence ATGTTAAGCCAAGAATTTATCCAAAAAATAAAAACTAGACTGGAAGAAGAGAAGAAGGCGGTGGAAGAAAAAATTTTAAAATTAAAAAAGCCGGAAGTTGATGAAGACAATCCCGACCTTGATGATATTGGCCATGACGCCACGGAGGATATTTTGGAAGGCTCGCTTTTGTCAGTCCACGAGGAGATTTTGGGGAAGATAGATGGTGCTCTGGAAAGAATGAAGAGCGGCACTTACGGCATCTGCCTTAAATGTGGAAAGCAAATAGAAGAAGAAGCTTTAGAGATAAAACCCTGGGCCGAGCATTGCCGTGTTTGCGGAAAATAA
- the purD gene encoding phosphoribosylamine--glycine ligase → MKVLVIGLGGRESSLAREIRKSSLVDRIFCAPGNAGTGQIARNVAIGANEIQKLAEFAQAEAIDLTIVGPEVPLVNGIVDKFTAAGLLIFGPSKKAARLESSKVFTKQLLREIGVPTAEFEVFTDASMAASRIGRCLRNFGLPIVIKVDGLAAGKGAMVCHTAEEVSAVLVRIKGGEFGPAGKKFLIEKFLPGEEISYIVLVDKNGHILPLATSQDHKTIFDHDSGIFPNPNTGGMGAISPSPIVTPELEKLILAEIIRPTIEAMAKKGIPFTGVLYAGLMIDEAGNPSVLEFNCRFGDPETQPILARMRSDLIDVILKALEGNLDKVKIDWDPRPAVCVVMASDGYPGTYEKGYLISGLKEAAKTGSIIDHAGTALDRHGRIITAGGRVLGVTALGDDFQQARTNAYQAVKKISWPGCHFRQDIGWQGFEK, encoded by the coding sequence AGGCGGGAGAGAAAGCTCTTTGGCACGGGAAATTCGTAAATCAAGTTTGGTGGACAGAATTTTCTGCGCTCCGGGGAATGCTGGCACCGGCCAAATAGCCAGAAATGTTGCTATTGGAGCAAACGAAATCCAAAAACTGGCAGAATTCGCCCAAGCAGAGGCAATTGATTTAACAATTGTCGGCCCGGAAGTGCCTTTAGTCAACGGCATTGTGGACAAATTTACGGCCGCGGGTTTACTGATTTTTGGACCATCAAAAAAAGCGGCCCGGCTGGAAAGCTCAAAAGTTTTTACTAAACAGCTCCTTAGAGAGATTGGGGTGCCGACAGCGGAATTTGAGGTATTTACCGATGCTAGCATGGCCGCTAGCAGGATTGGCCGTTGTTTAAGAAACTTCGGATTGCCAATAGTAATAAAAGTTGATGGTTTAGCCGCCGGCAAAGGGGCGATGGTATGTCATACTGCAGAAGAAGTCTCTGCGGTTTTGGTTAGGATCAAGGGAGGAGAATTTGGCCCAGCTGGAAAAAAATTCCTGATAGAAAAATTTCTCCCCGGCGAAGAGATTTCCTACATTGTCTTGGTTGACAAAAATGGGCATATTCTCCCGCTCGCCACATCGCAAGACCACAAAACTATTTTTGATCATGATAGCGGAATATTCCCAAATCCCAATACCGGGGGCATGGGAGCTATTTCACCATCTCCGATTGTAACTCCGGAACTGGAAAAACTAATTCTCGCCGAAATTATCAGACCCACCATTGAAGCCATGGCGAAAAAAGGCATCCCTTTTACCGGCGTGCTTTATGCCGGTCTGATGATTGATGAGGCGGGCAATCCGAGTGTTTTGGAGTTTAATTGCCGTTTTGGCGACCCGGAAACCCAGCCAATTTTGGCCCGGATGAGATCTGATCTAATTGACGTTATCTTAAAAGCTCTAGAAGGTAATTTGGATAAAGTCAAAATAGATTGGGACCCCAGACCGGCAGTTTGCGTAGTAATGGCTTCCGACGGTTACCCCGGTACCTACGAAAAGGGTTACCTAATTTCCGGCCTTAAAGAAGCGGCAAAAACCGGATCTATAATTGACCACGCCGGAACAGCTTTAGACCGCCACGGCAGAATCATAACTGCCGGCGGAAGAGTCCTTGGAGTAACAGCCCTGGGAGACGATTTTCAGCAAGCGCGAACAAACGCTTACCAGGCGGTAAAAAAAATATCTTGGCCCGGATGTCACTTCCGGCAAGATATCGGCTGGCAAGGGTTTGAAAAATAA
- the tsaD gene encoding tRNA (adenosine(37)-N6)-threonylcarbamoyltransferase complex transferase subunit TsaD, whose protein sequence is MIVLGIETSCDETAAAIVEGKKAGTQNFVSVRSNVVSSQIEIHKKYGGVVPEVAAREHILNILPVVDEALAKAGIERGRAAKEIDAIAVTVGPGLITSLIVGVETAKTLSYVWGIPLVAVNHIEGHIYANFVSVNSPPSPRLRRASKFPILILTVSGGHTMLVLMSGHGKYKVIGETRDDAAGEAFDKAAKLLSLGYPGGPAIAAEAAKFQIPNSKFQINSKFKIQNSKNIILPRPMINSDDYDFSFSGLKTALLYKLKKDKMWKRRIPEYCAQFQQAAIDVLIAKTLKAAGNYKVKTIMLTGGVAANKELRGQMEEMIKTRLPKTKYLIPNIQYTTDNAAMVATAGYFRALKKDFIPWPKIKVDPNLELSARG, encoded by the coding sequence ATGATAGTTCTAGGAATCGAGACCAGTTGCGATGAAACGGCCGCCGCTATTGTCGAGGGAAAAAAGGCAGGAACACAAAATTTTGTGTCTGTAAGATCCAATGTGGTTTCTTCGCAAATAGAAATTCATAAAAAATACGGGGGCGTAGTGCCGGAAGTGGCGGCCAGAGAGCATATTCTAAATATTTTACCGGTTGTTGACGAAGCTTTGGCCAAAGCCGGAATTGAACGTGGCCGAGCCGCAAAAGAAATAGACGCCATAGCCGTAACCGTTGGGCCGGGCTTGATTACCTCTTTAATCGTAGGCGTAGAAACCGCCAAAACCTTGTCTTATGTTTGGGGCATTCCGTTAGTGGCTGTAAATCATATTGAAGGGCACATCTACGCTAACTTCGTTAGCGTAAATTCCCCGCCTTCGCCAAGGCTTCGGCGGGCAAGCAAATTTCCAATTTTAATTCTTACGGTTTCTGGCGGGCATACGATGCTGGTTCTAATGTCAGGGCATGGAAAATATAAAGTAATTGGCGAGACGCGGGATGACGCGGCCGGAGAAGCGTTTGACAAAGCCGCCAAGCTTTTGAGCCTTGGTTATCCGGGGGGGCCAGCGATCGCGGCTGAAGCCGCGAAATTCCAAATTCCAAATTCCAAATTCCAAATAAATTCAAAATTCAAAATTCAAAATTCAAAAAATATTATTCTTCCACGGCCGATGATAAATTCAGATGATTATGATTTTTCTTTTTCCGGCCTTAAAACCGCTTTGCTTTATAAACTAAAAAAAGATAAAATGTGGAAGAGAAGAATTCCGGAATATTGCGCCCAGTTTCAGCAAGCGGCAATTGACGTTTTGATAGCCAAGACCCTTAAGGCGGCAGGAAATTACAAGGTAAAAACTATAATGCTAACCGGCGGAGTAGCCGCCAATAAGGAGTTGCGCGGGCAAATGGAAGAAATGATTAAAACCCGATTACCCAAAACCAAATATCTAATACCTAACATCCAATATACGACCGATAACGCCGCCATGGTAGCCACGGCCGGATATTTCCGGGCTTTAAAAAAAGATTTTATCCCGTGGCCGAAAATAAAAGTTGATCCCAATTTAGAATTATCAGCCAGAGGCTGA